The following coding sequences lie in one Agrobacterium vitis genomic window:
- the traR gene encoding autoinducer-binding transcriptional regulator TraR, whose amino-acid sequence MQRWLDKLIDISAIEGTQNKIEDALADLTNQMGFHSYAYLNLQPGRTLAITNYNREWRSIYFQLNYPSLDPVVKRAKAIKRVFVWAGELERTRISKDERKFYAHAAEFGIRSGITIPVKTANGSISMFTVASEKREINLRREIDAVSAASAVGQLHTRFTFLRARPQIEDPAYLDPKEATYLRWIAVGKTMEEVAVIEGVKYNTVRVKIAEAMKRFDVHTVAHLTAIAVRKNLI is encoded by the coding sequence ATGCAGCGCTGGTTGGATAAACTCATTGATATTAGCGCAATTGAAGGTACTCAAAACAAGATTGAGGATGCGCTGGCCGACCTTACCAATCAGATGGGCTTTCACAGCTATGCGTACCTTAACCTTCAGCCTGGACGTACGCTAGCAATCACGAACTACAATCGAGAATGGCGATCCATATATTTTCAGCTAAATTATCCGTCGCTTGATCCTGTCGTTAAGCGTGCGAAAGCAATTAAACGGGTCTTCGTATGGGCGGGAGAATTGGAACGAACGCGCATTTCAAAGGACGAACGTAAATTCTATGCCCACGCGGCCGAATTTGGAATCCGTTCTGGCATTACCATTCCTGTAAAAACAGCGAACGGCTCGATTTCCATGTTTACCGTCGCTTCGGAAAAGCGCGAAATCAATCTTCGTCGCGAGATTGATGCTGTTTCCGCTGCATCTGCAGTCGGGCAGCTCCACACCCGATTTACTTTTCTGCGCGCAAGACCTCAAATCGAAGATCCTGCCTATCTGGATCCGAAAGAAGCAACATATCTGCGATGGATAGCGGTCGGTAAAACAATGGAGGAAGTGGCGGTCATTGAAGGCGTTAAATATAATACAGTACGCGTTAAAATTGCCGAAGCTATGAAACGTTTCGACGTGCATACCGTAGCCCACTTGACCGCAATCGCGGTTCGAAAAAATCTAATCTGA
- a CDS encoding L,D-transpeptidase, producing MSTKSGIKLLCIVIAIPTLLAACATTAETAAVTPTAAPIQPDRNRYAALADEPFPVAAIPSSQIKAQYRRQLVDDPTGQSPGTIVVDPQNRYLYLVQSGGKALRYGVGVGREGMAWSGTANVAYKRQWPRWTPTQDMIAREPDKYQKWANGMDGGARNPLGARALYLFEGGKDTLYRIHGTTEPQSIGKAMSSGCIRMMNQDVIDLYGRVPDGAKVVVLPVGQRAGA from the coding sequence GGGATCAAACTGCTCTGCATTGTAATCGCGATTCCAACCCTTTTGGCCGCTTGCGCAACAACTGCGGAAACTGCTGCAGTCACTCCGACTGCGGCCCCGATTCAGCCTGATCGCAACCGATATGCGGCGCTGGCGGACGAGCCGTTCCCGGTCGCAGCCATTCCCTCTTCGCAGATAAAGGCACAATACAGGCGCCAACTGGTAGACGATCCTACCGGGCAGTCGCCGGGAACGATCGTCGTCGATCCACAAAATCGCTATCTCTATCTCGTTCAGTCTGGCGGCAAGGCATTGCGGTACGGCGTCGGCGTTGGTCGTGAAGGAATGGCCTGGTCCGGAACCGCCAATGTGGCTTACAAACGGCAATGGCCGCGATGGACGCCGACCCAGGACATGATTGCACGCGAGCCGGACAAATATCAGAAATGGGCGAATGGCATGGATGGCGGCGCCCGAAATCCTCTCGGCGCCCGCGCCCTCTACCTGTTCGAAGGCGGCAAGGATACGCTCTATCGGATCCATGGGACGACCGAGCCGCAGTCGATCGGCAAAGCTATGTCGTCAGGCTGTATTCGCATGATGAACCAGGACGTCATCGATCTCTACGGACGCGTTCCTGATGGCGCAAAGGTCGTTGTTCTTCCAGTCGGTCAGCGGGCTGGAGCGTGA
- a CDS encoding transcriptional repressor TraM, giving the protein MEPKQFKSIEGVEIRSLLGLTRGLSDADLEALTVKAIFNHRRLVEDADRLYHDLPEEYKIGKIAGGAQHLNYIEASIEMHAQMSVVNTLISILGYIPKVNAN; this is encoded by the coding sequence ATGGAACCGAAACAATTTAAATCGATTGAAGGCGTGGAGATTCGGTCTTTGCTAGGGCTGACACGGGGGTTATCCGACGCAGATTTAGAAGCCCTTACAGTCAAGGCCATTTTCAATCATCGGCGCTTGGTTGAAGATGCCGACAGACTGTACCACGATCTGCCTGAGGAATATAAAATTGGTAAGATCGCGGGTGGAGCACAGCATCTCAACTACATTGAAGCCAGCATTGAAATGCATGCCCAAATGAGCGTCGTGAACACGCTAATCAGTATTTTGGGGTACATACCTAAGGTCAATGCCAATTAA